cataataaacacgtttgttgatggtcatgagaggatccatggtacaaaatttcaggcatatcggataataattgcgacctctaggggtcaagaagtcaagatcccagatcggcttatatggcagctatatcaggttatgaaccgatttgaaccttatttgacacagttgttgaaagtaaaaataaaatacgtcatgcaaaattttagccaaatcggataggaattgcgccctctagaagctcaagaagtcaaatcccaagatctgtttatatgacagctatatcaggttatagaccgatttcaactatacttggcacagttgttgaatatcataacgaaatacttcgtgcaaaaattcattcaaatcggataagaattgtgccctctagaggctcaagaagtcaagacccaagatcggtttatatggcagctatatcaggttatgagccgatttgaaccatacttggtacagttgttggatatcataacaaaacacgtcgtgcaaaattccattctaatcggataagaattgcgccctctggaggctcaaaagtcaagacccaagaccggtttatataagagctatatcaggttatggaccgatttgaaccaaacttggcacagttgttggatataacaacaaaacacgtcgtgcaaaatttcattccaatcggataaaaattgcgccctctagaggcgcaagaattcaagacccaagatcggtttatatggcagctatatcaggttatggaccgatttgaactatacttggcacagttgttggatatcataacaaaacacgtcgtgcaaaatttcattcagatcggataagaattgcgcacgctagaggctcaagaagtcaagacccaagatcggtttatatggcagctatatcaggttatggaccgatttgaactattcttggcacagttgttggatatcatagcaaaacacgtcgtgcaaaatttcattccaatcggataagaattgcgcactgtagaggctcaagaagtcaagacccaagatcggtttatatggcagctatatcaaaacatggaccgatacggcccatttacaataccaaccgacctacactaataagaagtatttgtgcaaaatttcaagcggctagctttactccttcggaagttagcgtgctttcgacagacagacggacggacggacggacggacggacggacggacggacggacggacggacggacggacggacggacggacggacggacggacggacggacggacggacggacggacggacggacagacggacggacatggctagatcggcataaaatgtcgcgacgatcaagaatatatatactttatggggtctcagacgaatatttcgagtagttacaaacagaatgacgatattagtataccccccatcttatggtggagggtataaaaaagtatatttgattaaagttcattctaagttttattaaaaatgcatttactttcgtttaaaaaatccgcaattaatttttgggcaacccaatatttaacctAGCCGATAAGCGACTCTTCAGCAGAGCCGTCTAATGAAGACTTTGGTTTTGTATTTTTGGGACAAAACTTTCTCAAACTTTCTGACTGTGGCCATTGCCCTTCTCTGATTAAAACCATATGCCACTagaagaaatgaaataaaaacaggCACCTTCTCCCAAGTTTATTGGGAggctttttatagcctccacctaAGTATGGgtatggtatacaaatttcgtaatttcgtttgaaacacctcgaaatattgatctaagatccCCTAATGTGTATAAGAGCCGAtttctgttagacgcgaaagctgggcaatgacaaaggaaatgcttcaacggcTCATCATCTtgcctgcatgccctacacatgccctTCACATGCCCTTCATATGCCCTTCACATGCCCTTCACATGCCCTTCACATGCCCTTCACATGCCcttcacatgccctacacatgccctacacatgcccttcacatgctatcacttgccgcagcgATTTTACATaactgagctcgtagtcttaagtgtcccgttatgctaccaatagctatactgacctctttcttgcttcctttcagtaatagcctcgtcttctcacgatctggatccccccataggattttcgccgtcctaccgaccgtttcgctgttccacaatgttgcatgcacattcgtcgcccactcccttaactcggactgcgtcgacccgaaaggcttggggttaaccaagtttattgagggcagtccactggccttcaccgccaaatcgcatggcctttcatttccccttactccgttatggcccgtcaTACAAACGATGCGattactcagagaaggcgttaatctccttcttacactgcaagactgttcgtggccttaccgtcctggttgttttttccgctatggcaattttactgacgGTAAAGatgctagtggaagaaatattctgtcatagccagttaaagaaagaagaagaaagatgttcagagtcgacgttctcgcgttaccatcacaccacttcacgcattccgtgatcgcccggttatccgcctgcaagaccgtattatggtaaggcagtctaaaacagatctcagtccctgggttctcaatgtaaacccccaggcccactctgtcctctagctttgatccatccgtgtaacatgatcttccagatggcaatactaggattccgtcaatccaagactgtgccgatggcagcagtgtctcgcactcaacttcaaggttcatctcaggtatccgatcggatggcagcagtgtctctcactcaacttcaaggttcatctcaggtatccgatcggaaacctcttcccttccttccggggtttcctatcgtcgcctcgattataccgcgatggtatgagctgctcccatcctcaatctattctcccgtcgccttaagtctcatagccgcagtggttgcctcaaacttaatctgtatgtcaatgggtcggatatctagaatagtctccagtgcgctagtgggcgtggtcctcatcgctccgcctatttcaagacaacatgttttctgaacctgttgtatggtccttatgttgcactttttccccatagcagcccaccaaactactgaagcgtaagtaagtattggtcaaatcacgctcctgtagagccagtggactatcctcggattcaggcttaATTTCGGTCCTCAttactccgcctatgccaagacaacatgttctctaaatctgttgcatggtccttatgttgcacttcttctccatagccgtccaccaaactactgagccccagtggactatcctcggattcaggcttcATTtcggtcctcatcactccgcttatgccaagacaactagttctctgaatctgttgcatggtccttatgttacaccttttctccatagcagctcaccaaactactgaggcgtaagtaagtattggtctaatcacgcacctgtagagccagtggactatcctcggattcaggccccatttcgagcctacggctcgtctacatagtgcccaacatctgtgagccttctcagtatgcttctGAAtgtcagtttcctgtccaagatcactcctaagtatttgaccttgtcagatatcgaaatcgttttattgaggaaacgtggtgcgttaaattggccctccttcgtcttcctcgtgaacaggcatatttcggttttctctgggttaacattgagacctctgggtctagcccagtcatatgccatatacaagaccctttcggcccttctgcatagctcgttcggatccttaccccttagaagtattataacatcgtttgcgtagcagacgggttcatatccctccttagtcagaatccgtaataggtcatttatggtggtcacccataggagtggcgataaatgcccccctgtgacgtgccctgtgccactttctcccttatatttatgtcatgggacactcaatttatccacctgttccttagcatgtggtttatccagtctctaaagaccggGTATACCCGGTACTGTTCGAAGAATTGGAtcggtgtgtcggtccgcacattcttaaaagccccctcgatgtcaatgcataccgccagggtgtacgttttggcatcaaaggattcttctattttatgcacaacctcgtacagggcacgaccttcccttgacataggcatgctgcttgtatttgagcagttcgctggatgtcctactctttatcatggtgtccacaatacgttccatggttttgagtagatagGACGAAGGCCTAcaagtctgtaggcctttggtgtcgcataacttgtcttgccgggcttggatataaacactaccattgcctcctgccaggctttcggagtatatgcaagtcctaggcacgctgtgaaaattttcgcCAGACGAAGcgtcagatagtctgcctctttctgtaataacgccggaaatattccatcaggtccgggtgacttaaagaTCCAGGTGACTTAAAGGAAAAAGCCATACTCATGTCCGGCAGAGAGCCATGCGCAGATACCAATTTCACTGCAATGTGAAGCAATGTAGGCTCTCCAGGATCTTTTGGGCCAAGGATAATAGACAAATTGGCCAGTAGTGGTTTAGCCAAAAATGGCTTGGTTTTCCCGCTTTCGAGTGCCAACACCCTTACCTCCCTCCAATTGTCCGTACGTAGTTCAAAAAACCTTAGGTCATATGGCACACTGTCCTGCCCCTAGCAACGTAGCAAACAATATGCAATCCAGTCGCGGCGACTTGTTGCGGCTTAACAAATTCACCGCTCAGACAGTCAGAGATTTCCTATAAAGACGACGAcatatccatgaaattttctctaaaaacaaaaatttcccagaaattttctctaaagccaaaatttccatgaaattttcgctaaagacaaaattttcatgaaattttctctaaagacaaaattttcataaaattttctccaaaaacaatttttttaaaatttctttcaaagacaaaattccataagattttctcaaaagaccCAATTGGTGAAATATTCTCCAAAGCTGAAAACGTAAAaccatttgatttttattttctacgATTTTTCATATGTCACACAATTCTAATGGTTTTAAAGTCTTTTGATATACCCTATTGCCGAAATGCAAAACAAAACTTATCACTTGACCTTCTTGTCTTGAAACTcatgaaaaattcattgaaattttgttgttttgctgctgctgtttgGAGTATAACAATCCCATTATTTGAAGagacttgtttttataccctccattataggatgggggtatactaatttcgtcattctgtttgtaacacctcgaaatatgcgtctgagaccccagtaagtataaatattcttgatcgtctgtctgtctgtccgtccgtctgtctgtccgtccgtctgtctgtcgaaagcgcgctaactttcgaaggagtaaagctagccgcttgaaatgtgcccaaatactttttattagtgtaggtcggttgggattgtaaatgggcagaatcggtccatgttctgatctCTAGATCAAaaccgcctctagagggcgcaattctcgtgcgatttgactgaaattttgcacatggtgttttggtatcactttcaacaactgtgctaggtatgattcaaatcggtttataacctgatatatctatcgtgtaaaccgatcttgggtcttgacttcttgagcctctagagggcgcaattctcatgcgattttactgaaattttgcgaatggtgttttggtatcactttcaataactgtgccaagtattgttatTATGTTAAGAGTTTTACaacgaataaaaaatttattttttctatttatacaATATGACAAATTTACAAAAGCAAACAAACTATGTTCTGTTTTAATTACTCAATACAAAGTAGTATATTAGGTTGTTCATTCTCTTTCTTCAACACCCCCACTAGATTGAACTCCTAATCCCATCAGCTCACAGTAATGTAAGCGTCTTATTCTTGATAAAGGTTTCGTAAGGACATCGGCGACCATATCATTAGTGTTTATGTATTCGATAGCTATTTTTTTATCTTCGACTAATTCCCGCACGAAATGGTGTCTTATATCAATATGTTTTGATCGTGCATGGTATGTGCTATTATTGGTCAAATTTATCGCACTTTGGTTGTCAcatttaattttgataaaagaaGAATTTCCCAATTCTTTGAACAAGGATCCCAACCATAATGCTTCTTGTGCAGATGCTGATACTGCCATATATTCCGCTTCAGTTGTTGATAATGCGGTAGTTGACTGTTTCTTTGAATTCCAGGAAATACTCCCATTTTGAAACATGAAAACGTATCCTGAAGTAGACTTCCTTTCATCAAGGTCACCTGCCCAATCTGCATCAGAAAATCCTTGTAGATACTCATTATTGTcttttgaaaattgaagcttataATCCACTGTACCTTTAAGGTATCTCATTACACGTTTAACTGCTTCCCAGTGTGGTTTTCCATGATTATTGTTATATCTTGACAAAACCCCCACTGCGTATGATATATGTGGACGACAGACTTGTGCAGCATATGTCAAACTTCCTTCAGCTTCTTGATACGGCACGTTACAAGTTTCACTCTCCTTTGATGAACACATATCATTCGTTAGTTTTTGATTTACATCCAATGGCGTAAAAAcagaattgcaatttttttcaatacattTTTGATATACAGTTCTTGATCTATCCACAATTTTCCGTTTTCTCTATCTCTTGTGATTCTCATTCCCAGAATATAGTGCGCTtcaccaatatctttcattttgaAACTTTCTGATAGTCTTTTCTTAATATTCATTTTAGAATCGTTGTTGTTggtaaaaatcaaaatatcgtCAACATATATTGCAACGTATGTTATTTCAAATTCATTTAATTTGTAGTAGACGCAAGTTCGGTTTTAGACTGAGTAAgaccaattttctttaaagtttcgtCTAACTTCTTATTCCAAATTCGACTAGCTTGTTTAAGACCATATAACGATTTCCGTAGCTTACAAACTTTCCCATCGTTTTCTTTAAGGCCTTCCggtattttcatataaatttcttCGCTCAAGTCGCTTTGAAGGAACGCCGTTACTACATCCATTTGGTCTATGTCAAGATTATGTTGCACTGCCAAACTTAAAAGGAGACGTATTGAGGAATATCTCACCACTGGAGAGAAGGTTTCCTTCATAATCTATCCCATTCTTTTGAGAATACCCCTTCACGACAAGTCTAGCTTTATATCTCTCAATTTCACCATTCGAATTGCGTTTTATTTTGAAACACCATTTACTATCAAttggtttttttccttttggcaaGTCAGTTATTTCCCAAGTTCTATTCTGTAACAAGGCTTGTATTTCGTCATCCATTGCCTTTTTCCATTCTTGTTTATTAATTCCTTCTAGTGCTTGTTGTACGGTCTTGGGTTCCTCATTTTCATCAGATGTATGACATGCATATCCATATCTACTTACCGGTTTTGAAGTTCTTGTAGATTTTCGTAAATTTTTCGACGGTGCGATTTCAACTTCTGATGATATCGGATTTACATTCTCAGATTCATTTGCAGGCCCATGAGGTAATGAACCATTCGCTTCGTCCGAGTAGTATTCAGATTCTGAATTATCTTGCTCATTTTGATCTTTTTCAGCTGTTTTATCATTTGAGTCTTGCAAGGTATCGtttaaatcatcatcatcagataTTTCCCCCACTGAATCACAACGGCGAAAACTATAAAATGGATCGTCATTTTTAGGCACATCTTCACAGAATTGATTCTCCAAAAATTTAACGTCTCTGCTCAATACGATGTTATTTTTCTCAGGATCATAAAAACGGTAAGTTTTCTTATGATCACCGTAACCAACAAATATTGCTTCTTTCCCCTTTAAATCCAGCTTCTTCCTTTTTTGTTTAGGGATCACGGCTTTGCATCCAAAAACTCTCAGATACTTTAAACAAGGTTTTTTACCAGACCAAACCTCTTCCGGCGAAACATCGTTGAGTATTTTGGTTGGAATCAGGTTTATTAAATGAACTGCGGTGTTTGCTGCTTCAGCCCAAaacttttttggcaaacaagaCTGAGCTAAAAGACATCTCGTTTTCTCAACTATGGTACGGTTCATTCTTTCGGATACACCGTTTTGCTGAGGTGAATATGGTACCGTAGTCTGATGATAAATGCCGTTGTCAATCATTATCCGCTTcatttttccattgcaaaattcTGTGCCGTTGTCACTTCTTAaggatttaatttttcttcctgtttgattttcaacataatttttgaattcaaCAAACTTATCAGCAACCTCagatttttgtttcaaaaaataaataaatacttttctTGAGAAGTCTTCTATAAATGTAAGAATATATTGCGAACCACCAATTGAAGATGTCTCCATTGGACCACTAGTGTACCACCAACTCTTCTTCCCGTGTCGTTAAAAGGATTTCTTGATATCTTACCTTTTAAGCAAGAGGTGTAGTTATCATTGCTTATTTCACAGTTCACACCTAGAACAGCTCCTGAAGCCATTTTTCTCAACGTTTCATTATTTTCATGGCCGATTCGCTTATGCCACAAATTGCTTTCTTCAACTTTTCTTTGAGATATCATAGATTTGttactt
This Stomoxys calcitrans chromosome 2, idStoCalc2.1, whole genome shotgun sequence DNA region includes the following protein-coding sequences:
- the LOC131994728 gene encoding uncharacterized protein LOC131994728 yields the protein MCSSKESETCNVPYQEAEGSLTYAAQVCRPHISYAVGVLSRYNNNHGKPHWEAVKRVMRYLKGTVDYKLQFSKDNNEYLQGFSDADWAGDLDERKSTSGYVFMFQNGSISWNSKKQSTTALSTTEAEYMAVSASAQEALWLGSLFKELGNSSFIKIKCDNQSAINLTNNSTYHARSKHIDIRHHFVRELVEDKKIAIEYINTNDMVADVLTKPLSRIRRLHYCELMGLGVQSSGGVEERE